From Clostridia bacterium, the proteins below share one genomic window:
- a CDS encoding chemotaxis protein CheW — MDTKKVFLTFKLQSGSYAIDVDNVISIERVTEFTKVPHAPYYVEGIINLRGNILPIIDLNCKISNCKTKYQHDTRILVIEIKDENFGFIVDKAEQVLEVDQQDVQASDQLFDDQKNIRGIIKQDNQLFQILDEKTLIDDNTYKKSEEV; from the coding sequence ATGGATACAAAAAAAGTTTTTCTAACTTTTAAGCTTCAGTCAGGCAGTTATGCAATCGATGTAGATAATGTAATATCTATTGAAAGGGTAACTGAATTTACAAAAGTACCTCATGCACCATATTATGTAGAAGGAATTATCAACTTGAGGGGCAATATATTGCCCATAATTGATTTGAATTGCAAAATTTCGAATTGCAAAACAAAATATCAACATGATACTAGGATTTTGGTTATTGAGATAAAGGACGAAAATTTTGGATTTATAGTGGATAAAGCTGAACAAGTGTTAGAAGTTGATCAGCAAGATGTTCAAGCATCAGATCAACTTTTTGATGACCAAAAAAATATCCGAGGGATAATAAAGCAGGACAATCAGTTATTTCAGATTTTGGATGAAAAAACTTTAATTGATGATAACACCTATAAAAAATCAGAAGAGGTGTAG
- a CDS encoding chemotaxis protein CheA produces MSDKYLEMFIQESRENLDRINDCLLVLEKQPDHKDIVDEVFRAAHTLKGMAGSMQFKEMNKLTHSMENVLDNIRNGSVKVDDALIDLLFDCLDLLETHLNSIINNSTEVKNDNKLLGRLDAVIKSKGNDIDDNIDDLDMDLDDYQTSVLEKAIEQGMDCYRLKITIEKDCKLKAARAYLIFKNIEKYSQTIKTVPDTEEIEKGNYKQDLYLWIIVDKDFTAKEIKNQIINISEIENVDIVQIKKEELIKNERIKTEKNSGKSRDNKINISNTIRVDISRLDAIMNQVSELIIVKNRIEELTSRGDTISDTIERLGNLTAVMHDSVMKLRMVPLNVVFNRFPRTVRDLSKKTGKKVELIIEGADTEVDKTIADSISEPLIHIIRNSIDHGIESSDKRSKLGKDEVGKIKIDAFYEGNDVVIQVSDDGGGIETENVLKKAIQKGLIEKSDAQTLTKHQIVDMLFAPGFSTSDEVSDISGRGVGLDVVKSKIETLGGNVEVESIDNAGTQFTIRLPLTLAIIQALLINQGNQKYAIPLNSVKEIVAIKASDVKNINNTDVFSLRGRLIPMRYVDRLLGIDDTVYDDEMIALVVKKNKKLYGLVISELLQEQEIVVKSIGNYLSKLKIFSGATILGDGKPALILDTNYLC; encoded by the coding sequence ATGAGTGATAAATATCTTGAAATGTTTATTCAGGAATCACGAGAAAACTTGGATCGTATCAATGATTGCTTGTTAGTATTGGAAAAACAGCCTGACCATAAAGATATAGTAGATGAAGTGTTTAGGGCGGCACACACTTTAAAAGGAATGGCAGGTTCTATGCAGTTTAAAGAGATGAATAAGCTGACACATTCAATGGAAAATGTGCTGGATAATATAAGAAATGGCAGTGTGAAGGTAGATGACGCTCTTATAGATTTGCTGTTTGATTGTCTTGATTTATTGGAAACTCATTTAAATAGCATCATCAACAATAGCACAGAAGTCAAAAATGATAATAAATTATTGGGGAGATTAGATGCAGTAATTAAATCGAAAGGCAATGATATAGATGACAATATAGATGATTTAGATATGGATTTAGATGATTATCAGACTTCAGTTTTAGAAAAAGCAATTGAACAAGGCATGGATTGCTATAGATTAAAAATCACTATTGAAAAAGATTGTAAGTTAAAAGCTGCAAGGGCTTATTTAATATTCAAAAACATAGAAAAATACAGCCAGACAATAAAAACAGTCCCTGATACAGAAGAAATTGAAAAAGGCAACTATAAGCAGGATTTATATTTATGGATAATTGTAGATAAAGACTTTACTGCTAAAGAGATAAAGAACCAAATTATCAACATTTCAGAGATAGAAAATGTAGATATAGTTCAAATAAAAAAGGAAGAATTAATTAAAAATGAAAGGATAAAAACCGAAAAAAACTCAGGAAAAAGCAGAGATAACAAAATTAATATAAGCAATACTATAAGGGTAGACATAAGCAGGTTAGACGCAATCATGAACCAGGTCAGCGAATTGATAATTGTGAAAAATAGGATAGAAGAGTTGACTAGTAGAGGTGACACAATATCAGATACCATAGAAAGATTAGGAAATCTTACTGCCGTAATGCATGATTCAGTGATGAAATTGAGAATGGTCCCTCTTAATGTAGTTTTCAATAGATTTCCCAGAACAGTGAGAGATTTATCTAAAAAAACCGGTAAAAAGGTGGAGCTTATTATAGAGGGTGCTGATACTGAAGTAGATAAAACAATTGCTGATTCTATTAGTGAACCCTTGATACATATAATAAGAAATTCAATAGATCATGGAATTGAATCTTCAGATAAACGCTCTAAATTAGGCAAAGACGAGGTTGGCAAAATTAAAATAGATGCCTTCTATGAGGGGAATGATGTAGTGATACAGGTCAGTGATGATGGCGGAGGAATAGAAACTGAAAATGTCTTAAAAAAAGCAATACAAAAAGGATTGATAGAAAAATCCGATGCCCAAACCCTCACAAAACATCAGATTGTTGATATGTTATTTGCACCAGGATTTAGCACATCGGATGAGGTATCTGACATATCAGGCAGAGGCGTAGGGTTAGACGTTGTAAAATCTAAAATTGAAACACTAGGAGGAAATGTAGAAGTTGAAAGCATAGATAATGCAGGTACTCAATTTACAATACGCTTGCCATTAACTTTGGCTATTATCCAAGCTTTATTGATAAACCAAGGCAATCAGAAATATGCAATTCCATTAAACTCTGTAAAGGAAATAGTAGCAATTAAAGCCAGTGATGTGAAAAACATTAATAATACAGATGTATTTTCATTAAGAGGCAGGTTGATCCCTATGAGATATGTTGATAGATTATTGGGTATAGATGATACAGTGTACGATGATGAGATGATAGCGTTAGTTGTTAAGAAAAACAAAAAGTTATACGGACTTGTAATAAGCGAATTGCTTCAAGAACAGGAAATTGTAGTAAAATCAATAGGAAACTATCTTTCAAAGCTAAAAATCTTTTCAGGTGCTACTATTTTAGGCGATGGAAAACCGGCATTAATTTTGGATACAAATTATTTATGTTAG
- a CDS encoding flagellar brake protein, with translation MYDKPKIGEKIEILPLTTLNKKQNSYFSRVEDVDEQQNYVITQPILSRKPLHLKIDQKLKLIYYSQRGQLYFFCRVIEIINKKGLVLYKLKSDSPVGRIQRRKFFRLDVNLKVEVFSEDKQFIKSAVAKDISGGGIRVVSNQKFDQDSIVFCDIKTEHLNGELIKGKVIRSNKIDDHYYETAFKFIDIDTTKRESIIKFIFEMQRKLLEKGF, from the coding sequence ATGTATGACAAACCTAAAATTGGCGAAAAGATAGAAATTCTTCCTTTGACTACATTGAATAAAAAACAGAATAGTTATTTTAGTAGGGTAGAAGATGTTGATGAGCAACAAAATTATGTTATAACCCAACCGATATTATCTAGAAAGCCGCTACACTTAAAAATAGACCAAAAGTTAAAGCTGATATATTATAGCCAGCGCGGGCAATTATATTTTTTTTGCCGAGTAATAGAAATTATAAATAAAAAAGGGCTGGTTTTATATAAATTAAAAAGTGATAGCCCAGTAGGGAGAATACAAAGAAGGAAGTTCTTTAGATTGGATGTTAACTTAAAAGTAGAAGTTTTTTCAGAGGATAAACAATTTATAAAATCAGCAGTTGCTAAAGATATAAGCGGAGGCGGTATAAGGGTTGTATCAAACCAAAAGTTTGATCAAGATAGCATAGTTTTTTGTGATATAAAGACAGAGCATTTGAATGGTGAATTGATTAAGGGAAAAGTAATTCGTTCCAACAAAATCGATGACCATTATTATGAGACTGCTTTTAAATTTATAGATATTGATACAACAAAAAGAGAAAGCATAATAAAGTTTATATTTGAGATGCAAAGAAAATTGTTGGAAAAGGGGTTTTAA